The Garra rufa chromosome 23, GarRuf1.0, whole genome shotgun sequence genome includes a region encoding these proteins:
- the trim47 gene encoding E3 ubiquitin-protein ligase TRIM47 isoform X1 translates to MATAGDSRVELQKELVCSICLDYFDDPVILKCGHNFCRMCILMHWEENGGDDVGYQCPECRMVFAKMSFTKNYLVKNLVDKLSDFDYLKTCRPSAPAKPVKMDGKCERHHEELKLYCHTDRKPICVVCRESRAHRHHDVAPVPEVVEDMKSELKLRLIKLNWQKSMCTRVKSTDEQAKTDVKLKKQALKEKIEEDVGALVQFLLDEKDDLLERLEAEAEATIGLIDANLKRVESEAAKVDKVITEIQNQLSDSANFENGGFSVMIGQIACQSSCLQRSISNSYLSPCHVNLSVQASNSPPDFSEFTGPFQLIMWKKMMHVLHTMPQNLTLDLDTAHPSLAISDFDTKVEEGRVRSQEPDMPQRFTRFFGVLATAQYSSGQHYWEVDVRDKGVWYLGVTTEYSNRKGFVNLSPSAGYWSLCLQDRLYANEEDSRVPVADYWNSPRVGVFLDYDRGHVTFFDAVTMKRIYNFVTYFDEPVSPFFSPGKNDPGSRLQICHFY, encoded by the exons ATGGCCACTGCCGGAGATTCGAGAGTAGAGCTTCAGAAAGAATTAGTCTGTTCTATTTGCCTCGATTACTTCGACGACCCTGTCATCCTAAAATGCGGCCACAATTTCTGCCGCATGTGCATTTTGATGCATTGGGAGGAAAATGGAGGCGATGATGTGGGTTACCAGTGTCCGGAGTGCAGGATG GTGTTCGCCAAAATGAGTTTCACCAAGAACTACCTGGTAAAGAACTTAGTGGATAAACTGAGCGACTTCGACTATTTGAAGACGTGTAGGCCTTCTGCACCCGCAAAACCCGTGAAAATGGACGGAAAGTGTGAGCGACACCACGAGGAGCTCAAACTGTACTGCCACACGGACAGGAAGCCCATCTGCGTAGTGTGTCGGGAATCCAGAGCGCACAG ACACCATGATGTTGCTCCTGTACCTGAGGTTGTTGAAGACATGAAG aGTGAGCTGAAGCTGAGACTCATCAAGCTGAACTGGCAAAAGTCCATGTGTACGAGAGTAAAGAGCACAGATGAGCAGGCCAAAACTGATGTCAAG CTAAAAAAACAAGCCTTGAAGGAGAAGATCGAAGAAGATGTTGGTGCCCTGGTTCAGTTTTTGTTGGATGAGAAGGATGATCTGTTGGAAAGGTTGGAGGCCGAAGCAGAGGCCACTATCGGGCTGATCGATGCAAACCTGAAGCGCGTGGAGAGCGAGGCAGCCAAAGTGGACAAAGTCATCACTGAAATTCAAAACCAGCTGAGTGACAGCGCTAACTTCGAG aATGGCGGATtcagcgttatgattggtcagatcgcctgccaatcaagctgtttgcaaagg AGTATCAGTAATTCATACTTGAG ccCATGTCACGTAAACCTCAGCGTCCAGGCCTCTAACTCTCCTCCAGATTTCTCAGAGTTCACAGGCCCCTTTCAGCTCATCATGTGGAAGAAGATGATGCACGTGTTACACACAA TGCCTCAGAATCTGACTCTGGATTTAGACACAGCTCACCCCTCCTTGGCCATCAGCGACTTTGACACCAAGGTGGAGGAAGGCCGCGTGCGCTCCCAGGAGCCCGACATGCCGCAACGTTTCACTCGTTTCTTCGGGGTGCTCGCCACCGCCCAGTATTCCAGCGGGCAGCACTACTGGGAGGTGGATGTGCGGGACAAGGGAGTCTGGTATCTGGGCGTCACCACCGAATACAGCAACCGCAAAGGTTTTGTAAACCTTTCGCCCTCTGCTGGCTACTGGAGCCTGTGTCTCCAAGACCGACTGTACGCCAACGAGGAAGACTCACGCGTGCCCGTGGCGGACTACTGGAACTCTCCTCGCGTCGGCGTCTTCCTAGATTATGACCGGGGCCACGTTACTTTCTTCGACGCGGTCACTATGAAACGCATCTATAACTTTGTCACGTACTTTGACGAGCCCGTCTCACCCTTCTTCAGCCCAGGGAAAAACGACCCGGGCAGCCGACTACAAATATGTCATTTCTACTGA
- the trim47 gene encoding E3 ubiquitin-protein ligase TRIM47 isoform X2 has protein sequence MATAGDSRVELQKELVCSICLDYFDDPVILKCGHNFCRMCILMHWEENGGDDVGYQCPECRMVFAKMSFTKNYLVKNLVDKLSDFDYLKTCRPSAPAKPVKMDGKCERHHEELKLYCHTDRKPICVVCRESRAHRHHDVAPVPEVVEDMKSELKLRLIKLNWQKSMCTRVKSTDEQAKTDVKLKKQALKEKIEEDVGALVQFLLDEKDDLLERLEAEAEATIGLIDANLKRVESEAAKVDKVITEIQNQLSDSANFESISNSYLSPCHVNLSVQASNSPPDFSEFTGPFQLIMWKKMMHVLHTMPQNLTLDLDTAHPSLAISDFDTKVEEGRVRSQEPDMPQRFTRFFGVLATAQYSSGQHYWEVDVRDKGVWYLGVTTEYSNRKGFVNLSPSAGYWSLCLQDRLYANEEDSRVPVADYWNSPRVGVFLDYDRGHVTFFDAVTMKRIYNFVTYFDEPVSPFFSPGKNDPGSRLQICHFY, from the exons ATGGCCACTGCCGGAGATTCGAGAGTAGAGCTTCAGAAAGAATTAGTCTGTTCTATTTGCCTCGATTACTTCGACGACCCTGTCATCCTAAAATGCGGCCACAATTTCTGCCGCATGTGCATTTTGATGCATTGGGAGGAAAATGGAGGCGATGATGTGGGTTACCAGTGTCCGGAGTGCAGGATG GTGTTCGCCAAAATGAGTTTCACCAAGAACTACCTGGTAAAGAACTTAGTGGATAAACTGAGCGACTTCGACTATTTGAAGACGTGTAGGCCTTCTGCACCCGCAAAACCCGTGAAAATGGACGGAAAGTGTGAGCGACACCACGAGGAGCTCAAACTGTACTGCCACACGGACAGGAAGCCCATCTGCGTAGTGTGTCGGGAATCCAGAGCGCACAG ACACCATGATGTTGCTCCTGTACCTGAGGTTGTTGAAGACATGAAG aGTGAGCTGAAGCTGAGACTCATCAAGCTGAACTGGCAAAAGTCCATGTGTACGAGAGTAAAGAGCACAGATGAGCAGGCCAAAACTGATGTCAAG CTAAAAAAACAAGCCTTGAAGGAGAAGATCGAAGAAGATGTTGGTGCCCTGGTTCAGTTTTTGTTGGATGAGAAGGATGATCTGTTGGAAAGGTTGGAGGCCGAAGCAGAGGCCACTATCGGGCTGATCGATGCAAACCTGAAGCGCGTGGAGAGCGAGGCAGCCAAAGTGGACAAAGTCATCACTGAAATTCAAAACCAGCTGAGTGACAGCGCTAACTTCGAG AGTATCAGTAATTCATACTTGAG ccCATGTCACGTAAACCTCAGCGTCCAGGCCTCTAACTCTCCTCCAGATTTCTCAGAGTTCACAGGCCCCTTTCAGCTCATCATGTGGAAGAAGATGATGCACGTGTTACACACAA TGCCTCAGAATCTGACTCTGGATTTAGACACAGCTCACCCCTCCTTGGCCATCAGCGACTTTGACACCAAGGTGGAGGAAGGCCGCGTGCGCTCCCAGGAGCCCGACATGCCGCAACGTTTCACTCGTTTCTTCGGGGTGCTCGCCACCGCCCAGTATTCCAGCGGGCAGCACTACTGGGAGGTGGATGTGCGGGACAAGGGAGTCTGGTATCTGGGCGTCACCACCGAATACAGCAACCGCAAAGGTTTTGTAAACCTTTCGCCCTCTGCTGGCTACTGGAGCCTGTGTCTCCAAGACCGACTGTACGCCAACGAGGAAGACTCACGCGTGCCCGTGGCGGACTACTGGAACTCTCCTCGCGTCGGCGTCTTCCTAGATTATGACCGGGGCCACGTTACTTTCTTCGACGCGGTCACTATGAAACGCATCTATAACTTTGTCACGTACTTTGACGAGCCCGTCTCACCCTTCTTCAGCCCAGGGAAAAACGACCCGGGCAGCCGACTACAAATATGTCATTTCTACTGA